In Tursiops truncatus isolate mTurTru1 chromosome 10, mTurTru1.mat.Y, whole genome shotgun sequence, the sequence ACAaagctgctgcttctcctttctGCCTCGACTCAGACAGTCTGAGGTCACCGGAGGGCCTGCGGCCAGGCAGCCCAGGGCAGTGCTCTGACCACCGCTGGGTCCGAGACAGAGGAGCAGCCCAGAGCTTGGGCACCGCGACCTGCCTGTGCATCTCCACGCGGCCCCAGACCTTCACGTTTGGAACCCCAGAAGCCTCTGCTTTTGCCAGACGCCTCTACGGGCTGCCCCCAGCTCCAGGCGGGGATGAGAAGCTGTGCGGCTCAGAAGGAAGAGCAGCTGACTGGCGGGTCTGTTGAGCCGATTCAATTCACCCACTACCTTCTCTCAGAGCTGCTCAAGCGCGCCAAGACCCCAGCCTGAGGACAGAGGCCCGCTGTCCTCTGACCCTATGGCCATTGTCTAAAGACTGGCAGTTTAACCTAGAGGGTTGAGCCAAGTGTTGAaagttcattttataaaaaaatttttttctattaaaaaatgttttctggacAAGTCACTTCTTGGCTCTGTGGAGTTCCAACCTCATCTGCTAGAGGCCTGGAGGGCTGCTCCGCAACCAGGGCAGGGCTCACTCGGCGagacctggcagtggcaggcccGGACCATGCAGCCGCGAGGAGGTCCTACGGGCAGTAGTGGGGCCTGCGTCTTCAAAGCTGCAGCTGAGACGGtggtggcggtggcggcggcggcggcggtgggaGCCTGCGCTCCCCATGGCTGTTTCCGCAGCACAGTTGGTTCCTCGGTGGCTCAGCTTGGCAGAAGCAAACACAACGGGGGGGAGGAAAGGGTTAACCAAAGGGGCCTGCACAAGGTGGAGGAAACGGAAAGGAAACACGGAAGCAGAACAGAAGGTCCCTTACAGCCTCCCCTGAGCACCCTCCATGGCTCAGCGCATCTGCTTGGAAGGCACGAggacaggcaggcaggaggaCCCACCCCGGTTTGTCGACTTGGGTTTCAACTCATAAAGCAACCGCTGCAACTTACTGGCTCTCATACTGGGCCACGCTACGTGTACAGTGCTTCTTCCCACGGAAACTGGCTCTCCTCTCCCGCCATCTAAGCTGACATGCCCTCACGCGAGAACGTGGGCCTTCTGAAAGCCTCAACTCCACCATCCCAGCTGCTGAACTGCTTTGAGGTGATGGACTCCTTCTCAGGAGTCAAGAGGCTGAGGGCGGTCGATCAGGGAAGGGACCGGGTGCCAGCTGACTATCTCTGGTCCCCACACTGTGGAGAAGCATCAGAAAGCTCCTGGAGGACAACGGATGTTGCTCGGCCCAGGTCCCTGTCCTTGAGCAGCTCCGTTCTGAGGGAAGAAGGTGCACAGTGTGTGCAGGGCActggcctccctcctgctggCTCCTACAGGAAGGCCTTCCTCTTCCTCGAGCCAGACTCCAGAGCCAGCCGGGGACTCCCTGGTGAAGACGTGAGGAGCCATCCCATTCCTTGCAGTGCAAGACCCATCAGGACCAAGACACCTGCTGTGTGGAGCCAGCCTGTGGGTGTTCAGACGCTCAGAGccccaggctttggagtcaggcatgTGCTCTAGGACCTGGCACAGACCCTGGGCCCTCACAGAAAGAGTTCTGACCCTGTTCAAGCCACATCGCTGAGCTGAGGGTCTCACAGGGGGAGGCCAGCAATCTTAAGAGGGATGGGCCGCAGGCCAGCTGTTAGCAGAGCGCAAGGGGATTCTGGCCCCAGGTGGTCACAGTGGTTGGTTGTGTCAGGAAAGGTGCAGTTAGCTCTTGGCAACGGCACCCAGCCGTGGCTCGGAAGACGGGAGAGGAGAGCCGACAGGGAGCCCCGGCCGATCGGAGGGAGCAGCCTCCAGTGCCGAGTGGACTCCGCCCGGAGACTGCCCCCGCCTCAGGAGCCACGGTGCCCGCCCGCTGAGGCCCTCTTGGTGCCCACCTCAAAGGCACCTTGCCCCCCCGCCAAGCTGTCCTCGCCCAAGGGGGGAATTCACAGTGTCCGGTGGTGTTAGGTGCGAGCTGAGAGTGTGCAGTGTCTAAAGCTGCCGCCCCAGGAGGAGAGGTCCCGGGGGGGTGGGACCTTGGCGTCAGCAGCTGGAAGGAGAGTTGAGAAGAGCAGAAGGACGGACGGCAAGGCACATGAGACTAGTGGAGACGGGGTGGGTGCTTAGAAGATAGTGGTCTCATACTTGGTGCTGAGGCTCCGCTTAGAGTCTGGTTTGGGGTCCACAACCCAGGAGACGCTGGCATGGGACTGGGCATCTGGGTCCATATCGGGCGGTTCCAGCTGCTGAGGAAGAGGGTGAAGAGTCAGAGGGAGCGCTGCACCTGGGCCAGGGGTCAACGGGGCCCGCTGTCCCCCGCCTCCCGGGCCATGCTGACGTCAGTACCCCACGGGGGAGGCCCTGTTCTCCTCAGCCAAAGAGCAAgctccctggggtggggtggcagaAGGGGGACCTTCCCTGGAGCATCACGGGAGGGCCGCCTCTGAGCTCTCCAGGGGCAACTTCTGCTGGGGGTTTCTTGGAGCGGCTCAGTTAAAGGAGCCTTGCCCTACCTAAGCATCGAGCACTAAGCCCCAAAGCTGTTCTCGGTGGCAGGAAGCGGGTAAGGGGTTTGGAAACCCCAAACCTCGGGTCCCTCTGGCAGGGCCAGAGAGCTCACCCCGGGCAAGACCACAGCGGGCACCCATGAGCTCTGGAGAGAAGAGGACACACAGCAGAGAAACAGAGGCTCCAGCACAGACAGGGATGGTGGGACGGCAGCTCAGGAAAGACGGGCATGcaggcggggccgggggcggggcacCAGAGTCTCAGAGAGCTCACGGTCACTTCGGGGAGACTGACACACAGACAGCAGGAGGTGCAGAGACCTTGACTCCAGGACTAACAGACGGCAGCGGGAGGTAAGAAGGACGATGGGTGGGGCAGGTGTGACAGTAACAACAGCGACTATCAGGGGGCAGCGGCACCTGGGGTGCAGAGCAAAGCAGACACAGACACGGGGTGGCGTTACGGAGGCCGCCTCGCACGGGCCCGTGTCCTGAGGGGCTGGCCACCTGAAGCGTGAGAAGACCCTCCTTGCGCCCGCTCCACCCCGAGCCCTCAAATCCCGGGGCCCACGTACTGCTGACTTCCTCATGCCGACCCGAGGCTTAGGCACCGGTTTGGAAGATTTTGTTTCGATCATCTCGGCGGCAGAGGCCCCCATTGGCCTGGACTTCTGGGCCTGTAGGGCCAGCTGATAGGCCACCTCGAACGCCTGCCCCAGTGTCAGGATGATCTCATAGGTCAGGTTCTGGGAGAAAACAGCACAACGTGAGAGATGGGATGGAGGAACCACTGCCTCTCACGCCTGCCCTGGCCTCATGCCCCTGAGCACAGGCCAGGCAGCACTGCACAGGTAACAAGAGTGCAGGGAATCCGCTGGAACGCTTGCTTTGAAAGCAGAAGTTTGTCCCGAGGTGACTGATACATTAGGGAACAATCTGAACAAAACACACACTTTGTGTTTCCTCATGTGTGATTTCATTGGAGAGAAACACGAGGCGAATGCAAAGACTCCCCTGCTGACCCCCGTTGCCTGGGAATACACAGCATATATGCCACCCCCACCTGGCAGCTCAACTTCCCCACGGGACCCACCCCTGACCGTAACAATCAAGCAGCAGCTCTTCCCAGGGCCACCTGGCCCGCGCCCTCCCCTCCATCCGTGCACCCCTCTGTCCTctgttcctcctctttctctctccgtCTGGCACACAGGCTGGCAGGAGTGAGGCACATGCTTCCACAAGCCGACTTCGGGTCCTTCTCGAGGCAGAGCGCCGTGTTTATGTAGCATTTATGTATCTCTTAACCATTTAACATGGATAAAATGGTGTGGGTGTTCGTATTAGGTTCCTGAGGGCTGTGCCCCCTGCCTCATCTCCCCATGAGCCTTGGTGCTTCCCGTGTGGTTTCAGGGTGTGGTGCTCTCTAGGAGCACAGACGCCACGTTACAGCAGAACTGACTGATGCGGGAAGATGAGCTACAGGTAAGAGTAGCGGGAAGGATGTGTCCTGGGAGGATTTCCTCATTTCATCTTCAGAACCACCCCGTGAAGTCGGTTACACTCTATCCCCTTTGCGCGGACGAGGAGccggggtcacacagctagctagtggcagagccaggaggctGCAAGCACAGAGCTCCCGGGCGAGGCCGGGAAGACCCTGGAACCAGCTACTCTCACAGGGGCAGCAGGGACCTGGACAAAGGTGTTGTCTCAGGGCAGCCACCATGGTCACTCATCCACTCCCTGTGGGCAGCACGTGTGACCACTCCCCTCAGCCCAGCAGCGCCAGAACCCCACCTAAGCTGGGATATGGGCGAAGAAAACTTACTGTCCCCAAGAGGGAGCTGGAGGGCTTTTCAGGGAGATGGCCCAGCTGGAGGGCGGGAGTTAGGATGGATGGTCGACCAAGAGCCTAGGGAGATGAAGCCTTGGCTGACCTGACAGACACGCAGCCGGAAGCAGGAAAGCCTCTGTCAACTAGAACCCTGGACGAGCCACTGTCATCCTGTGTGCTTTAGTCTCAGTGCCAGACAGAGGGGGCTGGAGTGATGTTCATTCTTGAACAGACCTTTGCTAAGTGCCAGCCGGGTGCCAGGACCCACTGCACTGGGGCTGTCGCAGGACCCCCCACCGTGCCCAGCTGCGGACTCCACCCACCACGTCCACCGTGCTGAAAACGTGGCAATAGTGGTGGCTGGTCTGCAGGTCCTTGGTGATGTAGGCGAAGGTACAGAGGTCCTCTGGGTCCTGGGCTGCACAGGAAATGTTCCGGATCTCGTGCTCTGCGATGACGTTCTGCAGGGAAAACAGGGTCTGGAATTCTTGGGCTCCCTGAGGGCACACCCTAGTCCCTTCACCATTGCCACCTTCCTGTCCCATCCTAGCGTCAGCCAAGCACCACTTCCCCATCTCTTcacggtgggggtgggggtggcaccTCACCTTGTCTGATTTAGGGTTGGGGTCTCCACCCTTGACCATGGCAACTGAGGGAGCAGATGTTCACACCCAGCCCACTCTGCTCTCCAGGTGGGATCCCAAGCACAGGGCCTGGGGGTGCCCTAAGCTCACTAAGTGCATCACAGCGTTAAAGGCCCATGAGCAGATAAGTGGCCAGTGGAGCCCATGCTGGGGAAGATAAGCTGTCCCTCGGGCGGGGCCCTGGGAACCAGGATACGTGGGTGCGTGAGAGACAAGTACCCCCCCCTCTAGGGAAGATACCCAGCTGGCCAGGAgcggggtgtgtgtggggaggaagggtgccccctcctccctcaacaGCAGCTGTGGGAAGCACACCTTGTTGGAGGCGTCGATGAACTTGACACCTTTGTAGGTGATGGAGAGGATGATGGTGGGGATCTTCTTCATGTGCTCCGTGGATTTCTACAGGAAACGGGAGGCCTGTCAACTCACCTTCTCGGGGCCTCCCTCAGCCGCACGCAGCGTGGCAGGGCCCCCATGGCTGCAGGCGGTGCCGCCACCCGCTGCCTTGCGTCCTGGCCGCCCCCACGGTAACCTACCCGCATCTTGGCACAGGCGTCTTGCGTGGATTCTGTCCCTCGTAGATCTTTGATCAACATGGAGCCCAGATACTGTGGGAGCGAGCAGTGGCCCGGCTTAGGAGTCCTGCGTTACCACACAGGGCCACCAGCCAATCTGGGACCACAGTCAGGGGGCTCCCTCTCCCAGTGACTCTCTTCCCCCATCCTGGCCGGTGagtcccccttcccccaggtgCTGGGAGCAGCTGAGGAGTGGAGAACACCACGGGGGCCCTGGGTCCGGCCAGCATGGAAAGCAGGAGACTGGCcaggctgggagggcagaggctACTCACATTGGCTTCATAGCCGCAGGACTCGAAGATGAGTTTCTCCGGCTGGTGTTGCCAACTCTGCACAGGGGCATAGGGGGCAGCCAGGCTTGGGGGCCGAAGGGTCAGCTTGGCCTCTCGGTGCTCTTCCTGCAGAACACGTGGGGTCACAGGTCAGCTCGCCTGCTCAAGGGGTTCCCAGGCTCCCTCCCGGGTTCCACCTCCGGGAGCTCCAGGCCGGAGGCAGACAAGCCATTCCAATGTGCTGGGGCGGAGGTGAGGCCTGTCTATGCCAGAGAACTGGTGAAGCAGGGACCTCAGCTGCCCGCCCACCCGGGAGCAGCTCAGCAGGGAAGGCTCTGGTGTCTGAGATGGGTGTAGATCTGATCCTGGGGTGGGGAGTCGGGGAAGTATCCGTGGCCAGGGATGCACTTGACAGGGATCCTCATGGCAGGagctggggtgtgggggaggggtgggaggccaCCACGGGCCAGGTGCCAGGCGATGGGGTCCTTAACTAGGCTGCTGGTGGAAGGaatggagaggaggggaaaattcaggaaatttatGACTTCCATTCCCAGCAATATGCAAAGTCTCTCAATACAGAGCAACTAAAACTGCTGGACgatgtgttttttaaatcttgtaAAATTCATGGTCGTACTTGTGGAAAGGTGAGGGGAATCCCCAGAGGCCAGAACCGAGAAATATGAGTCACGAGAGAAAACAGAGCGAAGCTAGGGCTCACCCTGTGGGGACAAGGGACACCCAGCAATCTGTGTCTAACAGGCCAAGACGGGGGCGAGACAAAAAGCCTGCGGTCCGTGCAAGGCGGGAGGGAGGACGGGCAAGTCGAATAAATGCGAGAGCCCTGAAAGCAGTGCCCTGGGCGGTGGGCTGGGAGCCCTGTCCTGCCAAGAGGAATGAGGGGACCCCGTCTGTGGCTCCCTCCCGCCCACCTGGATCCTGAAGCGCTCGGCCCGAGAGGGCACCGTAGGGTCTTGGAGACTGTCGTGCCGCCTCCTGCCCGTGTCCCCAGAAGGCAGCAGCAGATCAGCCGACCGGCCGGTGCAGGAGTCATTCTGGCTCAGGGGGGACGACGTCTGCGAGAGCAAGTCTTGGCACTGCAGCGGGAAGAAATCCAGGTGAGATTTGAGACTCATCAGGCCAGTCCTTAGGCTGTAGGTGTCAGCCAATCCTCGGGCTGTCAGGGCCCAGCTTGGGCAGGAGAATCAGTGAGAACAGGCACGAGCTGGAGGCCAGCACCCAGTGTGGAAACGGGCCGCTGGGCCCACCGTGGGTACAGTCAAAGTGACCAGATTCTTCCAGCCAGGAACCCCTAACAGCCGGGTCCTGCAGGTGAGCACCCGGGTGACGAGAGCACCCTCCGGCCTGGTTTAGGGCTGGGAGGCGATCTCTAGTTTATAAAATCGTCTGTCACAACTGATCGCAGGTCCTGGGGGCATGTGACCAAATCCAAAAGTCTTTCCTAAGAAAACACATAGCACTGCCGGTTGGCACCCAGAGGCCTCACAGAGAGTATGAATCAGTCTTCACTTTCCATATCTGAATGTCAGCTGAGTCTGGTCCTCAGAACCAGCCTGGGCCCCAGCCTTCTCATGCGTAAGAGGAGGATAAAATAACGCCCACTTTGAGGCTGCCATAAACGGGCTGAGGCTTGGAGCCCAGGGCCCACCCCATCCACTGGCAGCCACGCAGCTTCACGGGTTTGGGGAGACTCATCCTGAACCACAGGCTCACAGTCTAACCCACTTTTCAGTCAGAGATTACCTGCCTTGAGCAACAAAGCATCTCTGAGGTTTTTAAAATCACAGGGATTTTCCTTCAGAAGATGGGGAGGGCCCTGGTCCCTCCGTGTGTTCCAGGCTTTGTCTCGGGTTCACGTCAGGCTGCCCGAGAGGGGGCCCCTCTgacccacccctgcccaccaccccgGGCACAGCTCAACCGGACGTTCAGACATGGCCCCAGCCATCTGGGATTTGGATATTTGTTTTCCTACTTTTGCCAACATTTGGCCCCAACAACTGGGAAGGGAGGGATCAGTTGCTCCTCGACTGCAGAGGTGACGCTGTCTCTGAAGAACTCCCAAAGAATTCTCCTCAGTTCCTAACAACACACAGCACATACAAACATCCCTTCCCACCCGCCCCAACTCACTCTCAGCTGGGAAAACCGGGGGGGCTTCTGGGGCGGCTCCTCGTAGGGTCTGTCTGCCAGGGAGGCGATGATGCGCTTGCGATGGCCGAGCAGGTGCACCTTTAGGACCTGGGCAGGGGCGGGGAGAGGAAGGTCAGGCGGCAactgggcccccagcccccagccctcacccccacGGGCCATGCTGGCAGCCCAGGGACACTCACAGCAGGGCTGTACTCACGTTGACAAGCTCCAGCTCCCAGAGGTTCTTCACAGTGTCAATGGAGCTGTAGCCACTCgacaggaaggaagggacatAGTCCTGCAGGCCCAGGGAGACCAGCCAGGAGCGCACTGACAGGGGGCTGTTCCCATCATAGCCCAGAGCCTTCACCTGTGGGGCGAGGGCAGGAGGCGGGACTAACATCTCAGCACTTGGGACGAGGACCCTGGGGACCATGGGGACGCAGGCCGGTTCACTCAGACCACAACAGAGGCTGAGGCTGAGGCTGGAGTAGGTATGGGACAGCTCCTGAGGACCAATGAGGGGCCTGTGTCCTAGCATCCCCGAGTCGCTCCACTCACACAGCCTTCTCTACCTCAGCTCTGGTCTCGGGCCCCATCTGGGGACTGCCAGGGCACCCCAGGTCTGGGAAAGGTGCCCTATCAGGTAAGGCTAGATGGGGAGGAGGGTTTGTGGAGGCCCCTACTGTGCTCTGACAAGATCACAGACCTGGTAGGACAAGAAAatggtgtgtgtctgtgaagcGGCCACTGGCCTCACTGCTAGGACTCATTAGTGCTTCCTGAGCTCTGGGCAAGTGGAAGAGACAAGGGGACTCTGTGCCAGCACAGCTGAGGAGAGGCTCAGGCCTACCAGCCACAGCTCCCCAGGAGGCAGAGACTGCTTCCTCTGCTGCCCCGAGGGCCCCGGGCCTCCTGGGGAGGGCCTGGTCTCAGGCGACAGGCCAAGCCTGTGGGCACCAGGCTCTGCGCCAGGCAGATGCCTGCAATGCCGTTCCTGAGGCCGGACTAGGTCCTGACTGTCCCTAGTGCTCTGCTGGCCTTGGGATGTGGCAAAGAAGTAAACAGGATACTGTCCTCCCCGCTGGGGCTCCCGGGATGAGGGGCAGGCCCCCACAGTGACCTGCACATCCCCTGAGCCCCGCCCCGCCACTGGCAAAGGCCGAGGCCACGGAACTGTCGGTGGTCACCTTGGG encodes:
- the ANKS1A gene encoding ankyrin repeat and SAM domain-containing protein 1A isoform X8, whose protein sequence is MEDQDLREIGISDAQHRRKLLQAARSLPKVKALGYDGNSPLSVRSWLVSLGLQDYVPSFLSSGYSSIDTVKNLWELELVNVLKVHLLGHRKRIIASLADRPYEEPPQKPPRFSQLRCQDLLSQTSSPLSQNDSCTGRSADLLLPSGDTGRRRHDSLQDPTVPSRAERFRIQEEHREAKLTLRPPSLAAPYAPVQSWQHQPEKLIFESCGYEANYLGSMLIKDLRGTESTQDACAKMRKSTEHMKKIPTIILSITYKGVKFIDASNKNVIAEHEIRNISCAAQDPEDLCTFAYITKDLQTSHHYCHVFSTVDVNLTYEIILTLGQAFEVAYQLALQAQKSRPMGASAAEMIETKSSKPVPKPRVGMRKSAQLEPPDMDPDAQSHASVSWVVDPKPDSKRSLSTKYETTIF
- the ANKS1A gene encoding ankyrin repeat and SAM domain-containing protein 1A isoform X7, yielding MVCLFRDCWGKTSSRPPEQSVGEWLEAVGLQQYESRLLLNGFDDVRFLGPNVMEDQDLREIGISDAQHRRKLLQAARSLPKVKALGYDGNSPLSVRSWLVSLGLQDYVPSFLSSGYSSIDTVKNLWELELVNVLKVHLLGHRKRIIASLADRPYEEPPQKPPRFSQLRCQDLLSQTSSPLSQNDSCTGRSADLLLPSGDTGRRRHDSLQDPTVPSRAERFRIQEEHREAKLTLRPPSLAAPYAPVQSWQHQPEKLIFESCGYEANYLGSMLIKDLRGTESTQDACAKMRKSTEHMKKIPTIILSITYKGVKFIDASNKNVIAEHEIRNISCAAQDPEDLCTFAYITKDLQTSHHYCHVFSTVDVNLTYEIILTLGQAFEVAYQLALQAQKSRPMGASAAEMIETKSSKPVPKPRVGMRKSAQLEPPDMDPDAQSHASVSWVVDPKPDSKRSLSTKYETTIF